Proteins encoded together in one Acidimicrobiales bacterium window:
- a CDS encoding VWA domain-containing protein, translated as MDLAAVGAAFAQRLHDAGVAATPERTGRFVRALVAARPATVAELVALARVTLVAGRADLDAFERVASEVFGGAPGGRSAPAAMTVPVPTPPLALPDDGDEEGDADEPGSDTEARAAASVVERLRTTDFGEWTEDERADLRRLVAELRVVAPMRPGRRHRRADHGSTLDLRATLRKAHRTAGDPVHRVHRRTKERRRRIVLLADVSGSMEDYARAYLHLLHGAVRATRAEAFVFATRLTRLTRVLRDIDPDEALAHVATLAPDWAGGTRIGEALRRFNDDHGRRGLARGAVVVVVSDGWERADPALLGEQMARLARLAHRVVWVNPRAATEGFAPLAGGMAAALPHVDVLLSGHSPAAMAELLRTIARSEDGRDRRVSPA; from the coding sequence GTGGACCTGGCGGCGGTGGGTGCCGCCTTCGCGCAGCGCCTCCACGACGCGGGCGTGGCCGCCACGCCCGAGCGCACCGGCCGCTTCGTGCGCGCCCTGGTGGCGGCCCGGCCGGCCACGGTCGCCGAGCTGGTCGCGCTGGCCCGGGTGACCCTGGTGGCGGGTCGGGCCGACCTGGACGCCTTCGAGCGCGTGGCGTCCGAGGTGTTCGGCGGCGCCCCGGGTGGACGGTCGGCGCCGGCGGCCATGACCGTCCCCGTGCCCACTCCGCCGCTGGCCCTCCCCGACGACGGCGACGAAGAGGGTGACGCCGACGAGCCCGGGAGCGACACCGAGGCCCGGGCCGCCGCCAGCGTCGTCGAGCGGCTGCGCACCACGGACTTCGGCGAGTGGACCGAGGACGAGCGGGCCGATCTGCGCCGGCTGGTGGCCGAGCTGCGGGTGGTCGCGCCCATGCGGCCCGGTCGCCGCCACCGGCGCGCCGACCACGGGTCCACCCTCGACCTGCGGGCCACCTTGCGCAAGGCCCATCGCACCGCCGGCGACCCCGTGCACCGGGTCCACCGTCGGACCAAGGAGCGTCGACGCCGGATCGTGCTGCTCGCCGACGTCTCCGGCTCGATGGAGGACTACGCCCGGGCTTACCTGCACCTGCTCCACGGGGCGGTTCGGGCCACGAGGGCCGAGGCCTTCGTCTTCGCCACCCGCCTCACCCGTCTCACCCGGGTGCTGCGGGACATCGACCCGGACGAGGCCCTGGCCCACGTGGCCACTCTCGCGCCCGACTGGGCCGGCGGCACCCGCATCGGCGAGGCCCTCCGTCGCTTCAACGACGACCACGGCCGGCGGGGCCTGGCCCGGGGCGCGGTGGTGGTCGTCGTGTCGGACGGGTGGGAGCGCGCCGACCCGGCCCTGCTCGGCGAGCAGATGGCCCGCCTCGCCCGCCTCGCCCACCGCGTGGTCTGGGTGAACCCCCGCGCCGCCACCGAGGGGTTCGCACCTCTCGCCGGCGGCATGGCCGCGGCGCTGCCGCACGTCGACGTGCTCCTGAGCGGTCACTCGCCGGCGGCGATGGCCGAGCTCCTGCGCACCATCGCACGGAGCGAGGACGGGCGCGACCGCCGCGTCAGCCCAGCTTGA
- a CDS encoding aldehyde dehydrogenase family protein → MPETHQLLIDGHWVDARDGAVFDTLDPATGEVLASVASAGAADVDLAVAAARRAFDGGVWGLAVPERDRSEKLFALAALLRRDVDELARLETLDCGKPLEDAKWDVEEAAFMFEYYAGWATKITGDIPPVGPDAMSLIVKEPVGVCGLIVPWNYPLLMACQKVAPALAAGCTVVLKPAEQTPLTALALGRLSVEAGLPAGVLNVVTGTGPDAGEPLVTHRGVDKISFTGSKVVGQRIMRLCADDLKRVTLELGGKSPNIVFADADLAEAVPGTALGIFGNQGEVCSAGSRIFVQRPVYDEVLAGLVDEAKALTLGSGLDPDVTMGPLVSAAQRERVEGYIGLGKQQGARLAFEGARPEDPALAGGFFVPPTVFETESLDLTIAREEIFGPVATVVAFDEVAEVTAMANDTEYGLAAAIWTRDIGKAFAAAKAVRAGVVWINDSQPAPSEASWGGFKQSGIGRELGPYGLDAFLETKQIYVKLG, encoded by the coding sequence GTGCCCGAGACCCATCAACTCCTGATCGACGGCCACTGGGTCGACGCCCGCGACGGGGCCGTCTTCGACACCCTCGATCCTGCGACGGGCGAGGTCCTCGCCTCCGTGGCCTCCGCGGGCGCCGCCGACGTCGACCTCGCCGTGGCCGCCGCCCGCCGGGCCTTCGACGGTGGCGTGTGGGGCCTGGCCGTGCCCGAGCGCGACCGCTCCGAAAAGCTCTTCGCCCTCGCCGCCCTGCTGCGCCGCGACGTCGACGAGCTGGCCCGCCTCGAGACCCTGGACTGCGGCAAGCCCCTCGAGGACGCCAAGTGGGACGTCGAAGAGGCGGCCTTCATGTTCGAGTACTACGCAGGGTGGGCCACCAAGATCACCGGGGACATCCCTCCGGTGGGCCCCGACGCGATGAGCCTCATCGTCAAGGAGCCCGTCGGCGTCTGCGGCCTGATCGTGCCGTGGAACTACCCACTCCTCATGGCCTGCCAGAAGGTGGCACCGGCCCTCGCCGCCGGCTGCACGGTGGTGCTCAAGCCCGCCGAGCAGACCCCCCTCACCGCACTCGCGCTCGGGCGCCTGTCGGTCGAGGCCGGCCTGCCCGCCGGCGTGCTCAACGTCGTCACCGGCACCGGCCCCGACGCCGGCGAGCCCCTCGTCACCCACCGTGGTGTCGACAAGATCAGCTTCACGGGCTCGAAGGTGGTGGGTCAGCGCATCATGCGCCTCTGCGCCGACGACCTGAAGCGGGTCACGCTCGAGCTCGGCGGCAAGAGCCCCAACATCGTCTTCGCCGACGCCGACCTCGCGGAGGCCGTACCCGGCACCGCCCTCGGCATCTTCGGCAACCAGGGCGAGGTCTGCTCCGCCGGCAGTCGCATCTTCGTGCAGCGCCCCGTCTACGACGAGGTGCTCGCCGGTCTCGTGGACGAGGCCAAGGCGCTCACGCTCGGTTCGGGCCTCGACCCCGACGTCACCATGGGCCCGCTCGTCTCGGCCGCGCAGCGCGAGCGGGTCGAGGGCTACATCGGCCTCGGCAAGCAGCAGGGCGCGCGCCTGGCCTTCGAAGGGGCCCGCCCCGAGGACCCGGCCCTCGCCGGCGGCTTCTTCGTGCCTCCCACGGTGTTCGAGACCGAGTCACTCGACCTCACCATCGCCCGCGAGGAGATCTTCGGCCCGGTCGCCACCGTCGTGGCCTTCGACGAGGTCGCGGAGGTGACCGCCATGGCCAACGACACCGAGTACGGCCTCGCCGCCGCCATCTGGACCCGCGACATCGGCAAGGCGTTCGCGGCCGCCAAGGCGGTGCGGGCCGGTGTGGTCTGGATCAACGACTCGCAGCCGGCCCCCAGCGAGGCGTCGTGGGGCGGCTTCAAGCAGTCCGGCATCGGCCGCGAGCTGGGCCCCTACGGGCTCGACGCCTTCCTCGAGACCAAGCAGATCTACGTCAAGCTGGGCTGA
- a CDS encoding DUF2510 domain-containing protein yields MSQSGGAAGWYDDPFGRFEKRWFDGTTWTDQVWHAGAAQVDPPVTAPVTPVSASSAAGTNPAGPAPAGVGAVAGAPGTGTPLPPWLGALAAPLVALVATVVLSTVFDLFPRFILFTTKNGIDSEGKRVFVALVFGALLGAAVLGGPKLVAALGAGGSLDKDDLMPLALGAMSGAAAGFVTQVFGFRIVDVILFDPLIDNLGSFLGRLIFAFYYGIIWALFGVVMGAVAFTPIAGPDPAAKRRLPLLTAAGFVGGAIGGFLFAPGRFDFGGMGSAVISILLVAAAYGFASLFAAQGLDVASLAAKANQAASGLGGSLGAPGGPVAPSGAAPAASSAAAGAWHPDPTGRHQQRWWDGTQWTDQVADGGATSTDPLGGA; encoded by the coding sequence GTGAGCCAGAGTGGTGGAGCAGCGGGCTGGTACGACGACCCCTTCGGTCGCTTCGAGAAGCGGTGGTTCGACGGCACCACCTGGACCGACCAGGTGTGGCACGCCGGCGCGGCCCAGGTCGACCCACCGGTGACCGCCCCCGTGACGCCGGTCTCCGCCAGCAGCGCCGCCGGGACGAACCCCGCCGGGCCGGCGCCGGCCGGCGTCGGCGCGGTCGCGGGCGCGCCGGGCACGGGGACCCCCCTTCCCCCCTGGTTGGGAGCGCTGGCCGCGCCCCTCGTCGCACTCGTGGCCACGGTGGTCCTGTCGACCGTGTTCGACCTGTTCCCCCGGTTCATCCTCTTCACCACCAAGAACGGCATCGACAGTGAGGGGAAGCGGGTCTTCGTCGCCCTGGTCTTCGGTGCCCTGCTCGGCGCCGCCGTCCTCGGCGGGCCCAAGCTGGTGGCCGCCCTCGGCGCCGGCGGCAGCCTCGACAAGGACGACCTCATGCCCCTCGCCCTCGGTGCGATGTCCGGGGCCGCCGCCGGGTTCGTCACCCAGGTGTTCGGCTTCCGCATCGTGGACGTCATCTTGTTCGACCCGCTCATCGACAACCTCGGGTCGTTCCTCGGACGCCTGATCTTCGCCTTCTACTACGGCATCATCTGGGCCCTGTTCGGGGTCGTCATGGGCGCCGTGGCCTTCACCCCGATCGCCGGGCCCGACCCGGCGGCCAAGCGACGGCTGCCGCTGCTCACCGCCGCCGGGTTCGTGGGCGGCGCCATCGGCGGGTTCCTCTTCGCCCCCGGCCGCTTCGACTTCGGCGGCATGGGCTCGGCCGTCATCTCGATCCTGCTCGTGGCCGCGGCCTACGGCTTCGCCAGCCTCTTCGCCGCGCAGGGCCTCGACGTGGCGTCGCTCGCGGCCAAGGCCAACCAGGCGGCCAGCGGCCTCGGTGGGAGCCTCGGCGCCCCCGGGGGCCCGGTCGCCCCCAGCGGTGCGGCACCTGCCGCCAGCAGCGCCGCCGCCGGCGCGTGGCACCCGGATCCCACCGGACGCCACCAGCAGCGGTGGTGGGACGGCACGCAGTGGACCGACCAGGTGGCGGACGGCGGCGCCACCTCGACCGACCCGCTCGGCGGGGCGTAG
- a CDS encoding amidohydrolase: MSAVRTDVPPAWEHGCGCGGPLAAALAIGAAIDGPDHHGSAHGQGHAHRRDRRQASGQVTVLTGATVLPVDDSFSEAEAVAVSDGRIVAVGSEAAVRAAAGPDARRVDRPGATILPGFIEPHAHLLPSALFGPWADVGPFRFPTVDGALGHLAALAAARPDGGDDWVLARQFDPSLQEGPDELTTAELDRISTTRPVVVLNASLHFAYVNQVALDRAGITATTPDLAGSPYGRHPDGRPNGVLLGQPAMISVLAHRPGMGDVDLVAAALAVVRRANSVGITTICDQGTGGVLGGGDLDVYAALAASGALTTRLRHSLFDLRSDDWDARGVAPGDGDALVRATGWKIVSDGSNQGRSGRQRDPYLPRPGWPEDHRGVAYVEPDDLAAKVARRAAEGWQVVVHANGDAAIDAALDAFAAVDGGPAAAAHRRHRIEHCSILHDEQVERLAALGVSPSFLIGHVGWWGRAFRDDLLGPERADLLDRAGACDRAGIRWTMHSDELVTPMGPLRCIGQAVTRRLSAEPGTVLAPDERVTVEAAIRAMTADAAWQCHSDHEVGTLEAGKRADLVVLAEDPRAVDPEAIADIAVLETWFDGEPVFSAV; this comes from the coding sequence ATGAGCGCCGTGCGCACCGACGTCCCGCCGGCCTGGGAGCACGGGTGCGGATGCGGCGGACCCTTGGCCGCGGCCCTCGCCATCGGGGCTGCGATCGACGGCCCCGACCACCACGGTTCCGCACACGGCCAGGGCCATGCCCACCGCCGGGACCGGCGGCAGGCGAGCGGCCAGGTCACCGTGCTCACGGGCGCCACGGTGCTGCCCGTCGACGACTCCTTCTCCGAGGCGGAGGCCGTCGCCGTGTCGGACGGCCGCATCGTCGCGGTCGGGAGCGAGGCGGCGGTGCGGGCCGCCGCCGGCCCCGATGCCCGACGGGTCGATCGGCCCGGCGCCACCATCCTCCCCGGCTTCATCGAGCCGCACGCCCATCTCCTGCCGTCCGCGCTGTTCGGCCCCTGGGCCGACGTCGGCCCCTTCCGGTTCCCCACGGTCGACGGCGCGCTCGGCCACCTCGCCGCACTCGCCGCCGCCCGACCCGACGGCGGCGACGACTGGGTGCTGGCCCGCCAGTTCGACCCGTCGCTCCAGGAGGGGCCGGACGAGCTCACCACCGCCGAGCTCGACCGGATCTCGACCACCCGCCCGGTGGTCGTCCTCAACGCGTCCCTCCACTTCGCCTACGTCAACCAGGTCGCGCTCGATCGTGCCGGCATCACCGCGACCACCCCCGATCTCGCCGGTTCCCCTTACGGCCGCCACCCGGACGGGCGACCCAACGGTGTGCTCCTCGGCCAACCCGCCATGATCAGCGTGCTCGCACACCGCCCGGGCATGGGCGACGTCGACCTCGTCGCCGCGGCGCTCGCCGTCGTCCGCCGCGCCAACTCGGTCGGGATCACCACCATCTGCGACCAGGGCACGGGAGGTGTCCTCGGTGGCGGCGACCTCGACGTCTACGCCGCGCTCGCCGCCTCCGGTGCCCTGACCACCCGCCTGCGCCACTCCCTGTTCGACCTGCGCTCCGACGACTGGGACGCCCGCGGGGTGGCCCCGGGCGACGGCGACGCGCTCGTGCGGGCCACGGGCTGGAAGATCGTCAGCGACGGCTCGAACCAGGGCCGGAGCGGCCGCCAGCGCGACCCCTACCTGCCGAGGCCCGGGTGGCCGGAGGACCACCGGGGGGTCGCCTACGTCGAGCCCGACGACCTCGCGGCCAAGGTGGCCCGGCGGGCTGCCGAGGGTTGGCAGGTGGTGGTCCACGCCAACGGCGACGCCGCCATCGACGCCGCGCTCGACGCCTTCGCTGCGGTCGACGGCGGGCCTGCGGCGGCCGCCCACCGTCGCCACCGCATCGAGCACTGCTCGATCCTCCATGACGAGCAGGTCGAGCGGCTCGCCGCCCTCGGCGTCTCGCCCAGCTTCCTCATCGGCCACGTGGGGTGGTGGGGCCGGGCCTTCCGCGACGACCTGCTGGGGCCCGAGCGCGCCGACCTGCTCGACCGGGCGGGTGCCTGCGACCGCGCGGGCATCCGCTGGACCATGCACTCCGACGAGCTGGTCACGCCCATGGGGCCACTGCGTTGCATCGGCCAGGCCGTCACCCGCCGACTGAGCGCGGAGCCCGGGACCGTCCTCGCCCCCGACGAGCGGGTCACCGTCGAGGCCGCTATCCGGGCCATGACCGCCGACGCCGCCTGGCAGTGCCACTCCGACCACGAGGTCGGCACGCTCGAGGCGGGCAAGCGGGCCGACCTGGTGGTGCTCGCCGAGGACCCCCGGGCCGTCGATCCGGAGGCCATCGCGGACATCGCAGTGCTCGAAACCTGGTTCGACGGCGAGCCGGTGTTCTCCGCGGTCTGA
- a CDS encoding DUF2157 domain-containing protein, with product MFLLALLLLIIVVAVFVVRSQLAARDHPIQTRTAHRPASTRDEFDRWVDAGLLTEEQADAITAFEADQPSALGPTAVAVTSPGTEPAIAPSSVRPRWRSPRVPVVAESLGYLGAALAGAGLLLTVSSFWSELSAAGRMGLTGATAVVLGLAGLAVHEGADPALTRLRAVLWLASTMAAATFAGVVADAAGAETATVVGATAATTTAAVSGAYWWWRERPVQEMVALAAIPVAVGAWVLSLSTPLTTGVVVWVVGAALFVVGLRLLTPLPWITESVGGVTLVVGSGMIASEIEGSGMLVLVATGAVLVAVAVVRGLAPTGTGQVIAGLIGALAVVQSAPPTIAWFANEAGVLTGLTVWLSGIGLLAVGWTACTRWPVVFEILGAVVIVAGAAVCGAQAPGFAALFGIANAVALLALGMRPGRVVLSAVGALGLLGNVPWAISWFFPGENRAPLLIMVSGALIIAAAVLMTRLSGRFKSEMGHPHPA from the coding sequence ATGTTCCTGCTGGCGCTCCTGCTCCTCATCATCGTGGTCGCCGTGTTCGTCGTGCGCTCCCAGCTCGCGGCACGGGACCACCCCATCCAGACGCGGACGGCCCACCGGCCCGCGTCCACGCGAGACGAGTTCGACCGATGGGTCGACGCCGGCCTCCTCACCGAGGAGCAGGCCGATGCCATCACCGCCTTCGAGGCCGACCAACCGTCGGCGCTGGGGCCCACCGCGGTGGCGGTGACCTCGCCAGGCACCGAGCCTGCGATCGCGCCCAGCAGTGTCCGCCCCCGCTGGCGCTCACCACGGGTCCCCGTGGTGGCCGAGTCCCTCGGCTACCTCGGCGCAGCACTGGCCGGCGCCGGCCTCCTCCTGACCGTCAGCAGCTTCTGGAGTGAGCTGAGCGCGGCCGGTCGGATGGGCCTCACGGGCGCCACCGCGGTCGTGCTCGGCCTCGCCGGGCTGGCCGTCCACGAGGGTGCCGACCCCGCCTTGACCCGTCTGCGAGCCGTGCTCTGGCTGGCGTCGACCATGGCCGCTGCCACCTTCGCGGGGGTCGTCGCCGACGCCGCCGGTGCCGAGACGGCCACCGTGGTGGGCGCGACCGCGGCCACCACGACCGCGGCGGTGAGTGGCGCCTACTGGTGGTGGCGGGAGCGCCCCGTCCAGGAGATGGTCGCCCTCGCCGCGATCCCGGTAGCCGTGGGTGCTTGGGTCCTCTCCCTCTCGACGCCGCTCACCACCGGCGTGGTCGTGTGGGTCGTGGGCGCGGCCCTCTTCGTCGTCGGCCTCCGCCTCCTCACTCCCCTGCCCTGGATCACCGAGTCGGTCGGCGGCGTCACCCTGGTCGTCGGCAGCGGCATGATCGCCAGCGAGATCGAGGGTTCCGGCATGCTCGTCCTCGTGGCGACCGGCGCCGTGCTGGTGGCGGTCGCGGTGGTGCGTGGGCTGGCGCCGACGGGCACCGGCCAGGTCATCGCCGGGCTCATCGGCGCCCTCGCCGTGGTCCAGAGTGCCCCGCCGACCATCGCCTGGTTCGCGAACGAGGCCGGCGTGCTCACCGGGCTCACCGTCTGGCTGAGCGGCATCGGGCTGTTGGCCGTGGGGTGGACCGCCTGCACCCGGTGGCCCGTCGTGTTCGAGATCCTCGGTGCGGTCGTGATCGTCGCCGGTGCCGCGGTGTGCGGCGCCCAGGCGCCCGGATTCGCCGCCCTCTTCGGGATCGCCAACGCCGTCGCCCTGCTGGCGCTGGGCATGCGCCCCGGTCGGGTGGTGCTCTCCGCGGTCGGCGCCCTCGGCCTGCTCGGCAACGTGCCCTGGGCCATCAGCTGGTTCTTCCCGGGTGAGAACCGGGCGCCGCTGCTCATCATGGTGTCGGGTGCCCTCATCATCGCCGCCGCCGTCCTCATGACCCGGCTGTCGGGTCGCTTCAAGAGCGAGATGGGCCACCCGCACCCCGCGTGA
- a CDS encoding nuclear transport factor 2 family protein, producing MHGTDDIAAVRAANQAFYDAHEGRDLAAMADVWDHDAGVVCVHPGWPILRGWPDVEESWRRILGGPGRNQFILTNDEIVVVGDVAWVTVDENLMAGAVSGTVAATNVFVRRGDRWLLTLHHGSPVAPH from the coding sequence GTGCACGGGACCGACGACATCGCCGCGGTGCGGGCGGCCAACCAGGCCTTCTACGACGCCCACGAGGGTCGCGACCTCGCCGCCATGGCCGACGTCTGGGACCACGACGCCGGCGTCGTGTGCGTGCACCCGGGGTGGCCGATCCTGCGAGGGTGGCCCGATGTCGAGGAGTCGTGGCGGCGCATACTCGGCGGGCCCGGCCGCAACCAGTTCATCCTCACCAACGACGAGATCGTCGTGGTGGGCGATGTCGCGTGGGTGACCGTGGACGAGAACCTGATGGCCGGTGCCGTGTCGGGCACCGTGGCCGCCACCAACGTGTTCGTGCGCCGCGGCGACCGTTGGCTGCTCACCCTTCACCACGGCTCCCCGGTGGCGCCCCACTGA
- a CDS encoding DNA integrity scanning protein DisA nucleotide-binding domain protein yields MEDLEARRRRRLVEELEEAGLPLDAYDPATLDLLLDEVARALRPEVHERRVVVTGTVVAPQADPAGWEAGTTLTITRVDTGHQPLAAARRFADGRSCWLCRHPDGTTEWLVFDRPAGSERDLVVLADVLGATVVQRHPGGSVRVVGAFGVLRWENVHWHHEPPVRSWLGAVTGPGHGDPAVLEALLAFAVHDLGSLGIGSLLIHRPDDEPGPPVEARLPTPPQLRITTATHLAPLRHALTQVDGAAVFDGAGVLRQLGVRLIPSSAAEAEVDPLGGTRHTSARRYSHDDPRATVVAVSEDGPVSVLRAGELLFVDAP; encoded by the coding sequence ATGGAGGACCTCGAGGCACGGCGCCGGCGCCGCCTGGTGGAAGAGCTCGAGGAGGCCGGCCTCCCCCTCGACGCCTACGACCCCGCCACGCTCGACCTCCTCCTCGACGAGGTCGCCCGTGCCCTGCGCCCCGAGGTCCACGAGCGGCGGGTGGTCGTCACCGGGACCGTCGTCGCGCCCCAGGCCGACCCTGCGGGATGGGAGGCGGGAACCACCCTGACCATCACCCGGGTCGACACCGGGCACCAACCGCTCGCCGCGGCACGGCGCTTCGCCGACGGCCGATCCTGCTGGCTGTGCCGCCACCCCGACGGCACCACCGAGTGGCTGGTGTTCGACCGTCCCGCCGGGTCCGAGCGCGACCTCGTGGTCCTGGCCGACGTGCTGGGCGCCACCGTGGTCCAACGCCATCCCGGCGGGTCGGTCCGCGTGGTCGGCGCCTTCGGGGTGCTGCGCTGGGAGAACGTCCACTGGCACCACGAGCCGCCCGTGCGCAGCTGGCTCGGGGCGGTGACCGGCCCGGGCCACGGCGACCCCGCCGTGCTCGAGGCCCTGCTCGCCTTCGCCGTCCACGACCTCGGGTCCCTGGGCATCGGCTCGCTGCTCATCCACCGCCCGGACGACGAGCCCGGGCCGCCGGTCGAGGCCCGCCTGCCCACCCCGCCCCAGCTGCGCATCACCACGGCCACCCACCTCGCCCCGCTGCGCCACGCCCTCACCCAGGTCGACGGCGCCGCGGTCTTCGACGGCGCCGGCGTGTTGCGCCAACTCGGGGTGCGCCTCATCCCGAGCTCGGCCGCGGAGGCCGAGGTCGACCCCCTCGGCGGCACCCGGCACACGTCGGCGCGCCGGTACAGCCACGACGACCCCCGGGCCACCGTGGTCGCGGTCAGCGAGGACGGCCCCGTGTCGGTCCTGCGCGCCGGCGAGCTGCTCTTCGTCGACGCCCCCTGA
- a CDS encoding alpha/beta fold hydrolase, translating to MRTRTALLLGASAGAALAAALAVRARRADRSLLEAIEYGEHLEITTSDGATLVVDVLGPEDGPTVVLAHCWGGHVDNWSLVAGPLLERGHRVVRWHQRGHDPSTVGDEGFAVERFGTDLAEVLEAVDARDAVVAGHSLGGMTVQAFAIGHPEVAADRTRGLVLVATAAGGLSARPLGRATDSLERVGPLLDRAMASRYGHVLVRGTLGKGASHAAVRATRDHFVGTPFPTRQGILQGLKAMDLREAGARIGVPTTVMVGSRDPLTPPAFSRGMAATIPEARLVELRGRGHMLPMEAPDEIVEIIVGHHT from the coding sequence ATGCGCACTCGCACCGCCCTGCTCCTCGGCGCCTCGGCCGGCGCCGCCCTCGCCGCGGCACTGGCCGTGCGGGCCCGGCGCGCCGACCGCAGCCTGCTCGAGGCCATCGAGTACGGCGAGCACCTCGAGATCACCACGTCGGACGGCGCCACCCTCGTGGTCGACGTCCTCGGGCCGGAGGACGGGCCCACCGTCGTCTTGGCCCACTGCTGGGGCGGCCACGTCGACAACTGGTCGCTGGTGGCGGGCCCGCTCCTCGAGCGCGGCCACCGGGTGGTGCGCTGGCACCAACGGGGACACGATCCCTCGACGGTGGGCGACGAGGGCTTCGCGGTGGAGCGCTTCGGCACCGACCTGGCGGAGGTGCTCGAGGCCGTGGACGCCCGTGATGCCGTCGTGGCCGGCCACTCCTTGGGCGGCATGACCGTGCAGGCGTTCGCCATCGGCCACCCCGAGGTCGCCGCCGACCGCACCCGGGGCCTCGTCCTCGTCGCCACCGCCGCCGGCGGTCTGAGCGCCCGACCCCTCGGCCGGGCGACGGACTCGCTGGAGCGGGTCGGGCCGCTCCTCGACCGTGCCATGGCCAGCCGCTACGGCCACGTCCTCGTGCGCGGGACGCTCGGCAAGGGGGCCTCCCACGCCGCGGTGCGCGCTACGCGCGACCACTTCGTGGGCACCCCGTTCCCCACCCGCCAAGGGATCCTCCAGGGCCTGAAGGCCATGGACCTGCGCGAGGCCGGCGCCCGCATCGGGGTGCCCACCACGGTCATGGTCGGCAGCCGTGACCCCCTCACCCCGCCGGCGTTCAGTCGGGGCATGGCCGCCACCATCCCCGAGGCCCGCCTCGTCGAGCTGCGGGGTCGCGGGCACATGCTTCCCATGGAGGCACCCGACGAGATCGTCGAGATCATCGTCGGCCACCACACCTGA
- a CDS encoding TetR/AcrR family transcriptional regulator — translation MYTYERQPMEDVMSVTPADQPDDAETDGVRARNPRGEGDRLRADLLDAAAELIAEHRSVDRVSLRAVASAAGVSPMAVYNHFDDKADLMVAAVDHCWDEFQQALAEAYLAADTPFARLRDAGGAYVRFALEHPGKYRVLFSDPADLPARPEPVGLTAFDQLVEVVADILTLRDDDRDPTFVAVQVHTWMHGIVTLLGCHPEGPWPPVEALLDDLVIRLQLGPPG, via the coding sequence ATGTATACTTACGAGCGTCAACCCATGGAGGACGTGATGTCGGTCACACCGGCAGACCAACCCGACGACGCCGAGACCGACGGCGTCCGGGCCCGGAACCCGCGCGGGGAGGGCGACCGCCTGCGCGCCGACCTGCTCGACGCCGCGGCCGAGCTCATCGCCGAGCACCGCTCGGTCGACCGGGTCAGCCTGCGCGCCGTGGCCTCGGCGGCGGGCGTCAGCCCCATGGCCGTCTACAACCACTTCGACGACAAGGCCGACCTCATGGTCGCGGCCGTCGACCACTGCTGGGACGAGTTCCAGCAGGCCCTGGCCGAGGCCTACCTCGCCGCCGACACCCCTTTCGCCCGCCTGCGAGACGCCGGCGGCGCCTACGTGCGCTTCGCCCTCGAGCACCCTGGCAAGTACCGGGTGCTGTTCTCCGATCCCGCCGACCTGCCTGCGCGCCCAGAGCCCGTCGGCCTCACCGCGTTCGACCAGCTGGTCGAGGTGGTGGCCGACATCCTCACCCTCCGCGACGACGACCGCGACCCCACCTTCGTGGCCGTCCAGGTGCACACCTGGATGCACGGCATCGTCACGCTGCTCGGCTGCCACCCCGAGGGCCCGTGGCCTCCCGTCGAGGCCCTCCTCGACGACCTGGTGATCCGCCTCCAGCTGGGCCCGCCCGGCTGA